Genomic window (Microbacterium oxydans):
AGCGCCGCGACGCGCAGCAGCTCGTCGGCGTCGATGTCGGGGAGGGGCAGCACCTCGTGCGCGCGGCGGTTGCCGTAGGTGATGGTGCCGGTCTTGTCGAGCAGCAGCGTGGTGACGTCGCCGGCGGCCTCGACCGCGCGTCCGGACATCGCGAGCACGTTGCGCTGCACGAGCCGGTCCATGCCGGCGATGCCGATGGCCGACAGCAGGGCGCCGATGGTGGTCGGGATGAGGCAGACGAGCAGGGCGATCAGCACCGGGATGCTGACGGGCGATGCGGCGTACGACGCGATCGGGTTCAGCGCGAGCACGACGACCAGGAAGATGATCGAGAGGCTGGCGAGCAGGATGTTCAGGGCGATCTCGTTGGGCGTGCGCTGACGGCTGGCGCCCTCGACGAGCGCGATCATCCGGTCGACGAAGGTCTCGCCGGGCTTCGAGGTGATGCGCACGACGATCCGGTCGGACAGCACGCGGGTGCCGCCGGTCACGGCACTGCGATCGCCGCCGGATTCGCGGATCACCGGAGCGCTCTCGCCCGTGATGGCCGACTCGTCGACGGTCGCGATGCCCGAGACGATGTCGCCGTCGCCGGGGATCAGCTCGCCGGCGGTGACGATCACGACGTCGTCGCGCTGCAGCTCGGCCGAGGAGACCTGGGTGGTCGCGGCGTGCTCGGCGGCGGCATCCGCTCCCTGGTCGTAGGCGACCACCCGCCGGGCCATGGTGCTGGTGCGGGTCTTGCGCAGGCTTGCGGCCTGGGCTTTGCCGCGGCCCTCGGCCACCGACTCGGCGACGTTCGCGAACAGGACCGTGAGCCACAGCCACGCGGCGATGCCCCACGTGAACGGTGCAGGGACCGGCGTCCCGCCGGAGTCGGCGGGGCCGCCCAGGAACGGCTCGGCGATCGCGAGCACGGTGGTGAACGCGGCGCCGACCCAGACGAGGAGCATGACGGGGTTGCGGACCAGTGCCGCCGGGTTCAGCTTGCGCAGGGCCCCGGGGAGCGCCTGCACGAGCTGTGCCCAGCCGAAGGAGCGGGGGTGCTGCGCGGGCGGCTCGGTCGTCGAGTGATCGGCGGGAGTCGAGGCGTCGGTGATGAGGGTCATGGTCAGACGAGTCCTTCAGCGAGGGGGCCCAGTGCGAGCACGGGGAAGTAGGTGAGCGCCGTCACGACGACCGTCACGGTGAGGAGGAGGCCGACGAACTGCGGCCGGTGGGTGGGCAGTGTGCCGGTGGTGGCCGGGACGCGCTCCTGCGCCGCGAACGAGCCGGCCAGTGCCAGCACGAGCACGATGGGGAGGAAGCGTCCGAGGAGCATGGCGACGCCGAGCGCGGTGTTGAACCACGGGGTGTTCGCGGTGAGTCCGGCGAACGCCGAGCCGTTGTTGTTCGCGGCCGAGGTGAACGCGTAGAGCACCTCGCTCATGCCGTGCACGCCCGGGTTCAGGATGCTGGTGGACTCCACGTCCTCCCGGATGCCGGGGATCGCGAAGCTCAGGGCGGTGCCGCCGAGGACCAGAGTCGGGACGACGAGGATGTACAGGCTCGCGAGCTTGATCTCCCGCGGCCCGATCCGCTTGCCGAGGTACTCGGGTGTGCGTCCGACGAGCAGCCCGCCCACGAAGACGGCGATGATCGCGAGCACGAGCATCCCGTAGAGACCCGAGCCGACCCCGCCGGGGGCGACCTCGCCGAGCATCATGTTCAGCATCGGCATCATGCCGCCGAGTGACGTATAGGAGTCGTGCATCGAGTTGACCGCGCCGGTGGAGGTGAGCGTGCTGGCGCTGCCGAACAGCGTCGAGCTGAGGATGCCGAAGCGCACCTCCTTGCCCTCCATCGCCGCGCCGGCGAGCTCGGGGGCGGTGCCGCGGCCGGCCAGCTCGAGGGCCGAGAGCGCGAACGTCGAGATGAGGAAGAGCGTGCCCATGACGGCCGCGATCGCGTAGCCCTGTCGGTGGTCGCCGATCATGCGGCCGAA
Coding sequences:
- the kdpA gene encoding potassium-transporting ATPase subunit KdpA encodes the protein MDASVWFGILQITAVVVVLVLLYRPLGDYIAHVYTSARDLRVERGVYRLIGVDPSSEQTWRAYARSVLAFSVVGVLLVYGLQRLQAFLPQSLGLPAVPEGLAFNTAASFVANTNWQSYSPEQTMGYTVQLAGLTVQNFVSAAVGLTIAIALIRGLARRGSSTIGNFWVDLIRGLGRLLLPLALIGAVALLAGGVIQNFAGFTDVTTVSGGTQTIPGGPVASQEAIKLLGTNGGGFFNANSAHPFENPIGFTNLVQVLLILVIPFALPRTFGRMIGDHRQGYAIAAVMGTLFLISTFALSALELAGRGTAPELAGAAMEGKEVRFGILSSTLFGSASTLTSTGAVNSMHDSYTSLGGMMPMLNMMLGEVAPGGVGSGLYGMLVLAIIAVFVGGLLVGRTPEYLGKRIGPREIKLASLYILVVPTLVLGGTALSFAIPGIREDVESTSILNPGVHGMSEVLYAFTSAANNNGSAFAGLTANTPWFNTALGVAMLLGRFLPIVLVLALAGSFAAQERVPATTGTLPTHRPQFVGLLLTVTVVVTALTYFPVLALGPLAEGLV